A portion of the uncultured Bacteroides sp. genome contains these proteins:
- a CDS encoding polysaccharide biosynthesis tyrosine autokinase, with protein MQFAETKKLINSSDFSDSVRDDNEASASDLIEKLMEYAAYWPWFLVSFFCCLCVAYLYLNTVTPMYKITAKILIKDGNKGGSFASEVSSLEQMGFMDVTSSFDNELEVLRSESLIKQAVFDMKGYCRYSVKGLFTDDNLHGFSPVLVDMYAKENENLQWPIVMEIRQYPDSAISVSGICYGNPELTFHGRLLKLPGVINTPSGRLRFSFNPGIAPIYGKSIHVTVFPAIDMADEYASRLEVTPTSKTTSVAELSFTDSNKKRGEKFLNALFAAYNRDANSDKNIVGLKTDQFITERLDIIFGELGLTEHELENYKRDAGLTDLTHDFQLYFQENSEYEQKRIEIGTQINLINYLNGYIRNPDNAESVIPANVGLRDLSLTTLINAYNEKLIERNRLLRTSLSGNPVIQNLNTDIVALHAGILSSLASVRKGLLITLEDLEKQGNVYAGRISNAPEQERTLTNMARQQEIKSGLYLTLLQKREENSIRMAANVDNAKVIDAARARKGPISPKTNLVYLIACVLGLAIPVGALYVIDLFRYKIADLSDVKALTHIPVLGEIPLYKHNGERKDFLVVKENENDFMSEAFRRLRTDLGFLLSPHEKVLLFASTTMGEGKTFISTNLAMSLALLNKKVVLVGLDIRRPRLAEHFGFSTQVAGITSYLSYGTDDLFSLLQSTPHSANLKILPAGKVPPNPGELLAGARLQQAIDILRKEFDYVLIDTSPVSVISDTLIAGRIADLTVYVCRVGVTHKKAFRFINSLHSAQKLPHIAMAVNAVHLKKYNHGYYGYGYGPYNTIN; from the coding sequence ATGCAATTTGCGGAGACAAAGAAGCTTATTAACTCATCTGATTTTTCTGATTCAGTACGCGATGACAACGAAGCGAGTGCTAGTGACCTTATCGAAAAATTAATGGAATATGCTGCTTATTGGCCATGGTTTCTTGTTTCTTTTTTCTGCTGTCTTTGTGTGGCTTATCTCTATCTGAACACTGTTACGCCGATGTATAAGATCACTGCTAAAATTCTGATCAAAGATGGGAATAAAGGTGGCTCGTTTGCCTCGGAGGTAAGCTCGCTGGAACAGATGGGCTTTATGGATGTCACTTCCAGCTTTGACAATGAGTTGGAGGTGCTTCGCTCAGAATCGCTGATCAAACAAGCGGTGTTCGATATGAAAGGATATTGTCGCTATAGCGTCAAAGGTCTTTTTACCGATGATAATCTCCATGGGTTTAGTCCCGTGCTGGTTGATATGTATGCCAAAGAGAACGAGAACCTGCAGTGGCCCATTGTGATGGAGATCAGGCAATATCCCGACTCTGCCATCTCCGTTTCAGGCATTTGTTATGGCAACCCGGAGCTAACCTTTCATGGCCGGTTGTTGAAGCTTCCGGGTGTGATCAATACACCAAGCGGTCGTCTTCGTTTCTCTTTCAATCCGGGCATTGCTCCTATTTATGGCAAAAGCATCCACGTCACCGTGTTTCCCGCCATAGATATGGCCGATGAGTATGCTTCACGCTTGGAGGTGACTCCCACATCGAAGACTACTTCCGTAGCGGAACTTTCATTCACGGATAGCAATAAGAAGCGGGGGGAGAAATTTCTCAATGCTCTTTTTGCGGCTTATAACCGTGATGCCAATAGTGATAAGAATATTGTAGGTTTGAAGACCGATCAGTTCATTACCGAACGTCTCGATATCATTTTTGGTGAGTTGGGACTTACCGAGCACGAACTTGAAAATTACAAGCGTGATGCCGGACTTACTGACCTTACGCACGATTTCCAACTCTACTTTCAGGAGAATTCGGAGTACGAGCAGAAGCGCATTGAGATTGGCACACAGATCAATCTGATCAATTACCTGAACGGCTACATCCGCAATCCTGATAATGCAGAAAGTGTGATTCCTGCCAATGTGGGGTTGAGAGATCTTTCGCTGACTACGCTCATCAATGCCTATAATGAGAAACTGATTGAGCGCAATCGGCTGTTGCGCACCTCTTTGTCCGGCAATCCTGTCATTCAAAATTTGAATACGGATATTGTTGCCTTGCACGCAGGCATTCTCTCTTCGCTGGCTTCTGTGCGCAAAGGGTTGCTCATCACCCTCGAAGATCTCGAAAAGCAGGGCAATGTGTATGCCGGTCGCATTTCCAACGCTCCCGAGCAGGAACGTACGCTGACCAATATGGCCCGGCAACAAGAAATTAAATCCGGTCTTTACCTCACTCTTTTGCAGAAGCGGGAGGAAAATTCCATTCGCATGGCTGCCAATGTGGACAACGCGAAAGTCATTGATGCAGCGAGAGCCCGCAAAGGCCCTATTTCTCCTAAAACCAATCTGGTTTACCTCATTGCTTGTGTACTGGGATTGGCCATACCAGTAGGAGCACTTTATGTCATTGATCTGTTTCGATATAAGATCGCTGATCTTTCGGATGTCAAAGCGCTGACGCATATTCCTGTTTTGGGTGAGATTCCGCTCTATAAGCATAATGGCGAAAGAAAAGACTTCTTGGTGGTTAAAGAGAACGAGAATGATTTTATGTCTGAAGCTTTCCGTCGGTTGCGCACAGATTTAGGTTTTTTGCTTTCTCCACACGAGAAGGTACTGCTCTTTGCCTCTACTACCATGGGCGAGGGGAAGACTTTTATCTCCACCAACCTCGCTATGAGCCTGGCGCTGCTGAATAAGAAAGTCGTTCTGGTGGGGCTCGACATTCGTCGCCCCCGTTTGGCCGAACATTTTGGCTTCTCGACGCAAGTAGCAGGCATCACGAGTTATCTCTCTTATGGCACGGACGATCTGTTTTCGCTCTTGCAGTCCACGCCCCACAGTGCCAACCTAAAGATATTGCCTGCCGGCAAGGTGCCCCCCAATCCGGGTGAGTTGCTGGCCGGTGCCCGACTTCAGCAGGCCATCGATATTCTCCGTAAGGAGTTCGATTACGTGCTCATCGACACCTCTCCGGTCAGTGTCATCTCAGATACCCTGATTGCAGGCCGGATAGCCGACCTCACGGTCTATGTTTGCCGGGTAGGGGTTACACATAAAAAAGCGTTTCGTTTCATCAATTCGCTACATAGCGCGCAGAAGCTGCCTCACATAGCTATGGCGGTCAATGCGGTTCATTTGAAAAAGTACAATCATGGATATTACGGATATGGCTATGGTCCTTACAATACAATAAATTAG
- a CDS encoding polysaccharide biosynthesis/export family protein — MKKLNFALLLLLPLAFAACTSYKTVPYLQNDSIVNQTKQMPTLYDARIQPKDLLTIAVSTSQAELAVPFNLTVPSIIITGQQNLTSQPSMQSYLVDNKGNVDFPIVGTIRLGGLTKGEAETLIKGKLKTYLKEEPIVNVRLINYKISVIGEVTHPNTFTVANEKVNVFEALALAGDLTIYGLRNNVKLIREDENGAKKIVTLNLNDAALVLSPYYYLQQNDILYVTPNKAKAKTSDITASTSLWVSATSILVSVASLLVTIFK; from the coding sequence ATGAAAAAATTAAACTTCGCTTTGCTGCTGTTGCTACCTTTAGCATTCGCAGCCTGCACATCTTATAAGACTGTGCCCTATTTACAAAACGATTCTATCGTCAATCAAACAAAACAAATGCCAACTCTTTACGATGCTCGTATACAACCCAAAGACTTGCTTACCATTGCGGTTAGCACGTCGCAGGCTGAATTGGCTGTTCCGTTTAATTTAACGGTACCATCTATTATTATTACTGGACAGCAGAATCTAACTAGCCAACCTTCCATGCAAAGTTATTTGGTAGATAACAAAGGGAATGTTGATTTTCCTATTGTCGGCACTATTCGCTTGGGCGGGCTTACCAAGGGAGAGGCAGAGACATTGATCAAAGGCAAACTAAAGACGTATCTCAAAGAAGAGCCCATTGTGAATGTGCGTCTCATCAATTATAAAATCTCCGTAATCGGTGAAGTCACTCATCCTAATACCTTTACTGTTGCCAATGAAAAAGTGAATGTGTTCGAAGCACTTGCTTTGGCCGGCGATCTCACCATCTATGGTCTTCGTAATAACGTCAAGTTGATTCGTGAAGACGAAAACGGTGCGAAAAAGATTGTAACTCTCAATCTGAATGACGCAGCCCTGGTGCTGTCCCCTTACTATTACCTGCAGCAAAACGACATCCTTTATGTCACTCCAAACAAAGCAAAAGCGAAGACATCCGATATCACCGCTAGCACTTCCCTCTGGGTTTCTGCCACAAGTATCCTTGTCTCTGTAGCCAGCTTGTTGGTTACCATATTCAAATAA
- a CDS encoding right-handed parallel beta-helix repeat-containing protein: MVKYIYAFFFCLSVFSLKMQAIPPGDEGGGTCYYVDAKRGKATGDGSFDRPFHALETVNRLRLWPGDSILLAGGETFTGTLSIRHFAGMAGHPLFISSYGRGRAVIDGKANTALAVDSSCYVCISNLIVRGEGRLTGSESSGIDVKYSSNVRIDSIEAYGFLWDGVSTYGGSDIRLTHIYAHDNGFNGIEVSGPWSHKEVKNVYIGHCIAENNPGNPRIKDNHSGSGILVAHSTGVMVEYCEAMNNGWDMPRIGNGPVGIWAYESDSLTIQYCFSHDNKTAAGAKDGGGFDFDGGVTNSVMQYNLSMNNEGAGYGLFQFGGASVWTNNEIHHNVSIDDGRKNSQAGFFVWCDPYNKLVPMCNTSIHHNIVVSSHGHSVSFETGYADGLLFTDNTFVLTGKGIRHIGGDYGNYPTGVTFRGNTYWSEQAEWEKLPQPQVKEDSSAIYRKPNVEIPFFHSLAK, translated from the coding sequence ATGGTAAAGTATATCTATGCGTTTTTTTTCTGTCTCTCTGTATTCAGTTTGAAGATGCAGGCCATTCCTCCCGGAGATGAAGGAGGTGGTACCTGTTATTATGTGGATGCAAAGAGAGGAAAGGCTACAGGAGATGGTAGTTTCGACCGCCCGTTTCATGCTCTGGAAACTGTCAATCGTCTTCGTCTCTGGCCGGGAGATAGCATTCTTCTGGCGGGGGGAGAAACGTTTACAGGGACTCTCTCTATCCGTCACTTTGCAGGAATGGCCGGGCATCCTCTCTTCATCAGTTCTTATGGACGAGGTAGAGCAGTAATTGATGGCAAAGCAAATACGGCTTTGGCGGTAGATTCTTCTTGCTATGTTTGCATTAGTAACCTTATCGTGCGTGGAGAGGGGCGACTGACGGGAAGTGAAAGTTCGGGCATTGATGTCAAGTATTCAAGCAATGTGCGTATAGATAGTATCGAGGCTTACGGCTTTTTGTGGGATGGTGTCAGCACTTACGGTGGAAGTGATATCCGCTTGACTCACATCTATGCCCACGACAATGGGTTTAATGGCATCGAAGTGAGTGGCCCGTGGTCACACAAAGAGGTGAAGAATGTCTATATCGGGCATTGCATCGCCGAAAACAATCCCGGCAATCCCCGTATCAAAGATAATCATAGCGGTAGTGGTATCCTGGTGGCCCATTCCACCGGAGTCATGGTGGAGTATTGTGAAGCCATGAATAATGGGTGGGACATGCCTCGCATTGGCAACGGCCCCGTAGGTATCTGGGCGTATGAATCAGATAGCCTCACCATACAGTACTGTTTCTCGCACGATAACAAGACTGCTGCCGGAGCAAAAGACGGTGGAGGGTTCGACTTCGACGGTGGAGTGACCAATTCCGTGATGCAATACAACCTTTCCATGAACAACGAGGGAGCCGGCTATGGCCTTTTTCAGTTTGGCGGAGCATCCGTCTGGACAAATAACGAGATCCATCACAATGTGAGCATCGATGACGGAAGAAAAAATTCTCAGGCAGGTTTCTTTGTCTGGTGCGATCCGTACAATAAGCTCGTTCCCATGTGTAATACTTCCATTCACCACAACATTGTCGTCAGTTCCCACGGACATTCTGTTTCGTTTGAGACAGGATATGCCGATGGTCTTCTTTTTACTGACAATACATTTGTCCTTACCGGCAAAGGAATCCGGCACATTGGGGGAGATTATGGTAATTATCCCACAGGAGTTACTTTCCGTGGAAATACCTATTGGTCAGAGCAGGCCGAATGGGAAAAACTTCCTCAGCCACAGGTGAAAGAAGATTCTTCAGCCATCTATCGTAAACCAAATGTAGAGATTCCGTTTTTTCACTCGCTTGCTAAGTAA
- a CDS encoding dihydroorotate dehydrogenase-like protein, whose amino-acid sequence MTNLKTSFAGLQLKNPIIVSSSGLTNSVEKNRKLCEDGAGAIVLKSLFEEQIMMEVDTMQDSVYYPEGADYLRESLKNHKLSEYLTLIEESKKACPIPIIASINCFNDAEWVHFAQEIEHAGADAIEINILALQTDLEYEYGDFEQRHIDILRSVKKHVTIPVIMKLGYRFTNPVTLINQLYANGAAAVVLFNRFYQPDIDIEKMEHCTENVFSHPKELSKSLRWIGISSSVVDKIDYAASGGVHAPADVVKAILSGASAVEICSTIYMNTNAYIGVMLRFLDTWMARKGFESIAQFKGRLRVKDVKGVNTFERTQFLKYFNDYKEKQFVED is encoded by the coding sequence ATGACTAATTTAAAAACAAGCTTTGCCGGATTACAACTAAAGAATCCGATTATCGTGAGCAGTTCGGGGTTAACCAATAGTGTGGAGAAGAACCGCAAACTGTGTGAGGACGGTGCAGGTGCCATCGTGCTGAAATCGCTCTTCGAAGAACAAATCATGATGGAAGTGGACACGATGCAAGATTCGGTGTACTATCCGGAAGGTGCTGATTATCTGAGAGAATCTCTTAAAAACCATAAGTTATCGGAATACCTTACGCTGATAGAAGAGAGTAAGAAAGCTTGTCCCATCCCTATTATTGCCAGTATCAACTGCTTCAACGACGCGGAGTGGGTGCACTTTGCCCAAGAGATAGAACATGCGGGAGCAGATGCGATTGAGATCAACATCTTAGCCTTGCAAACAGACTTGGAATATGAATACGGCGACTTCGAGCAACGGCACATAGACATCTTGCGTAGCGTAAAGAAGCATGTGACGATTCCGGTGATCATGAAACTGGGATATCGATTCACGAATCCGGTGACGCTGATCAATCAACTCTATGCCAACGGTGCAGCGGCAGTGGTGCTGTTCAACCGTTTCTACCAACCGGACATCGACATTGAGAAGATGGAACATTGCACCGAAAATGTTTTCAGTCACCCGAAAGAATTATCAAAATCGCTCCGTTGGATCGGTATCTCTTCATCAGTAGTAGACAAAATAGACTATGCGGCTTCCGGAGGCGTACATGCACCGGCAGATGTGGTAAAAGCAATTCTATCCGGCGCTTCGGCTGTTGAAATTTGTAGTACGATCTATATGAACACCAACGCCTACATTGGCGTGATGCTCCGCTTTCTGGATACATGGATGGCACGCAAGGGTTTTGAAAGCATTGCACAATTTAAAGGAAGATTGAGGGTGAAAGATGTGAAAGGGGTAAACACCTTTGAGCGTACGCAATTCTTGAAGTACTTCAATGACTACAAAGAGAAACAGTTTGTTGAAGATTAA
- a CDS encoding polysaccharide biosynthesis tyrosine autokinase, translating to MKEEVNADKGYAETEDSFNLQALLFKFLNYWPWFVGSVVACLLVAFLYLKVTTPIYNVSAAIMIKDDKKGGSMGSEMAAFEDLGLFSKNTNFDNEIEVLKSKSLIKQVVLEMNTYCNYSVKESFRKVDLYDQSPLLVEMSPQDNDALRGTIELEIFLHPDSSLSINGVYRTGDNDREFAQTVKRLPGFITTPAGRLALAYRPGAPAFDRSAPLLVTVSPAISVAKEALASLVITPTSKTTSVANLSMKVTNKRRGEDFLNKLVEMYNRDTNNDKNVVGVKTEQFINDRIAIISGELGSTEQELEVYKRGAGLTDIKQDAELYLKENSEYEQKRIENGTQINLINYLSEYIQSPTNADAVIPANVGLQDVSLAALINTYNQQVLERDRLLRTSSSTNPVIQNLNTGIRALHGNIITSIASVRRGLQITKQDIDRQAGKFTTRITNAPGQERILTSISRQQEIKSGLYLMLLQKREENSITMAATADNAKIIDAPLADSAPVSPKRNMILMIALVLGIALPVGILYLLDLLQYKIGTRHDVEKLTTLPILGDVPLNTSTEGSRTIVVEENKNNLMSEAFRSLRTNLQFMLGSSERKVILCTSTSPGEGKTFISTNMAVSLALLGKKVLIIGLDIRKPRLAEHFDLDKKADGITKYLSGGTNDIFSLLLPSGVTENLKVLAAGKVPPNPAELLASSRLEEAITELRKTFDYIILDTAPVGLVTDSLIAGRIADLSIYVCRSEVTHKSDLELVNTLRQEHKLPHIAIVVNAVNLESKRYGYGYGYGKYGYGHYGKKYGYGYGYADAKKK from the coding sequence ATGAAAGAAGAAGTAAACGCCGATAAAGGCTACGCAGAAACAGAAGACAGTTTCAACCTGCAAGCGCTGTTATTCAAATTCCTCAATTATTGGCCATGGTTTGTCGGGTCGGTAGTCGCTTGCTTACTGGTAGCATTTCTCTATCTCAAAGTCACCACCCCCATCTACAACGTCTCCGCTGCCATCATGATCAAAGATGATAAGAAGGGGGGGAGCATGGGCTCCGAAATGGCAGCGTTTGAGGATCTCGGTCTTTTCTCTAAAAATACTAACTTCGACAATGAAATAGAGGTACTCAAATCCAAATCACTCATCAAACAGGTAGTGTTGGAGATGAATACTTATTGTAATTACTCCGTCAAAGAAAGCTTCCGAAAGGTCGATTTGTATGACCAAAGCCCTCTGTTGGTAGAGATGTCTCCTCAAGACAACGATGCGCTTCGTGGAACCATTGAACTGGAGATATTCCTCCATCCTGATTCCAGCCTCTCTATCAATGGGGTATATCGCACTGGAGACAATGATCGGGAGTTTGCTCAAACAGTGAAGAGACTTCCCGGCTTCATCACCACTCCTGCGGGTAGATTAGCCTTGGCTTATCGTCCGGGTGCTCCTGCTTTTGATCGTTCGGCTCCTCTGTTGGTTACGGTTAGTCCAGCCATTTCTGTAGCCAAAGAAGCTTTGGCGAGTCTTGTAATTACTCCAACTTCTAAGACAACCTCGGTAGCTAACCTTTCCATGAAGGTAACTAACAAACGTCGAGGCGAAGACTTCCTGAACAAATTGGTCGAGATGTACAATCGCGATACCAACAATGATAAAAACGTAGTGGGCGTCAAAACCGAGCAATTCATCAACGACCGTATCGCTATTATTTCCGGAGAGTTGGGCAGCACCGAGCAAGAACTCGAAGTCTATAAACGGGGCGCTGGCCTCACAGACATCAAGCAGGATGCCGAACTTTATCTCAAAGAGAATTCCGAATACGAACAGAAACGTATTGAGAACGGTACCCAGATCAACCTGATTAATTATCTGAGTGAATATATCCAGAGCCCTACCAATGCAGATGCAGTTATCCCTGCTAACGTGGGTCTGCAAGATGTTTCTCTGGCCGCCCTGATCAATACCTATAACCAGCAAGTGTTGGAACGAGATCGCCTTTTGCGTACTTCTTCCTCCACCAACCCTGTGATTCAAAACCTCAACACCGGCATCCGTGCCCTGCATGGCAACATCATCACCTCCATCGCTTCTGTGCGCAGAGGGTTGCAGATCACCAAGCAAGATATCGATCGTCAGGCAGGCAAATTTACCACCCGCATCACCAATGCGCCGGGACAAGAACGCATCCTTACCAGCATCTCCCGTCAGCAAGAGATCAAATCCGGTCTCTACCTCATGCTGCTTCAGAAACGGGAAGAAAACTCCATCACGATGGCTGCTACCGCAGACAATGCCAAGATCATCGATGCCCCATTGGCAGATAGTGCTCCGGTCTCACCCAAAAGAAACATGATTCTGATGATAGCTCTTGTACTAGGCATCGCACTGCCGGTAGGTATTCTTTACCTGCTCGACCTTTTGCAATACAAAATTGGTACCCGTCACGATGTAGAGAAACTCACCACCCTGCCTATTTTAGGGGATGTACCTCTGAATACCAGTACCGAAGGCAGCCGCACCATTGTGGTGGAAGAGAATAAGAACAACCTGATGTCCGAAGCCTTCCGCAGCTTGCGTACTAACTTGCAGTTCATGCTCGGCAGTTCCGAACGGAAAGTCATTCTCTGTACTTCCACCTCTCCCGGAGAAGGCAAAACCTTTATCTCCACCAATATGGCGGTTAGTTTGGCTTTATTGGGCAAGAAGGTACTCATTATTGGGCTTGATATTCGTAAACCCCGCTTGGCCGAACATTTTGATTTGGATAAAAAAGCAGACGGTATAACGAAATACCTTTCCGGCGGTACGAATGATATTTTCTCTCTCTTACTCCCTTCAGGAGTAACTGAAAACTTAAAAGTTCTTGCAGCAGGCAAGGTACCTCCCAATCCCGCTGAATTGTTAGCGAGCTCACGCTTGGAAGAAGCCATTACGGAACTTCGTAAAACATTTGATTACATCATACTCGATACGGCTCCCGTAGGCCTCGTGACAGATTCTCTGATTGCAGGTCGCATAGCAGATTTATCCATCTATGTCTGCCGTTCCGAGGTGACCCATAAGAGTGATCTTGAATTAGTGAATACCCTGCGTCAGGAACATAAATTGCCCCATATTGCGATTGTGGTCAATGCCGTTAATTTAGAAAGTAAACGCTATGGGTATGGTTACGGTTACGGAAAGTATGGCTATGGACATTATGGTAAGAAATATGGATACGGATATGGATATGCAGATGCTAAGAAGAAATAA
- a CDS encoding UpxY family transcription antiterminator has translation MFDSQMYWYAARTRSNQEISVRESLRKLEVIHFLPTHFVTRIYSDRRKRVEVPVINSLIFVKCTKQEAFALVKDYCLKISYIKDIVTGSLLVVPEQQMENFMLAMQVSPDLVQQCDETLIKGDRVRVIKGDFTGFEGELVRLDGKTHVILRIPQILTISIKIPKNHLQKITSIKTENTYKTKNL, from the coding sequence ATGTTTGATAGTCAGATGTATTGGTATGCAGCCCGTACCCGCTCTAATCAGGAGATTAGTGTGAGGGAATCACTTCGAAAGCTTGAAGTGATTCATTTCCTTCCTACTCATTTTGTGACTCGTATCTATAGTGATCGTCGCAAGCGGGTAGAAGTTCCGGTCATTAACAGTCTTATTTTCGTGAAGTGCACCAAGCAGGAAGCCTTTGCGTTGGTCAAGGACTACTGTCTGAAGATCTCGTACATAAAAGATATTGTTACGGGCTCTTTATTGGTGGTTCCTGAGCAGCAAATGGAAAATTTCATGCTGGCCATGCAGGTTTCTCCCGATTTAGTTCAGCAGTGTGACGAGACCTTGATCAAGGGTGATAGGGTGCGTGTCATCAAGGGCGATTTCACCGGATTTGAAGGTGAATTGGTCCGTTTGGACGGCAAAACGCATGTCATATTGCGCATTCCTCAGATACTAACGATCAGTATCAAAATCCCCAAAAACCATCTGCAGAAAATTACTTCTATCAAAACAGAAAATACTTATAAAACGAAAAATTTATGA
- a CDS encoding DUF4494 domain-containing protein, producing MMTHTWFECKIRYEKMMENGMNKKVTEPYLVDALSFTEAEARIIEEITPFITGEFTVSDIKRANYSELFASEEDAADRWFKCKLLFITLDEKSGAERKTATQILVQAADLRDAVKKLDEGMKGTMADYQIASVAETAIMDVYPYGAGPNDKPEV from the coding sequence ATTATGACGCATACTTGGTTTGAATGCAAAATTCGCTACGAGAAGATGATGGAGAACGGAATGAACAAGAAGGTAACAGAACCCTATTTGGTAGATGCACTGAGCTTTACGGAAGCAGAGGCACGTATCATTGAGGAAATAACGCCTTTCATCACGGGTGAATTTACAGTGTCGGATATCAAACGGGCAAACTACAGCGAACTTTTTGCCAGCGAAGAAGATGCAGCGGACAGATGGTTTAAATGCAAACTACTCTTTATCACGCTGGATGAGAAAAGCGGTGCGGAAAGAAAAACAGCTACCCAGATACTGGTGCAGGCTGCTGATCTGCGCGATGCGGTGAAAAAACTGGATGAGGGAATGAAAGGAACAATGGCGGACTATCAGATTGCATCGGTAGCGGAAACAGCGATTATGGATGTGTATCCGTATGGTGCCGGACCCAACGATAAACCGGAAGTATAA
- a CDS encoding YggS family pyridoxal phosphate-dependent enzyme, protein MSIRENLKEVLTDLPQGVRLVAVSKFHPVEALEEAYAAGQRIFGENKVQEMSAKQEVLPKDIEWHFIGHLQTNKIKYIAPYVTLIHGIDSYKLLSEVNKQAEQNERVIDCLLQLHVAQEETKFGFSFEECRKMLTDGDWKKLTHIRICGLMGMASNTENEEQIKGEFRSLKSFFDEIKRTHYANKAEFCELSMGMSHDYRMAIAEGSTLVRVGSKIFGERTY, encoded by the coding sequence ATGAGTATTCGGGAGAATTTAAAAGAAGTACTAACCGACCTGCCCCAGGGGGTACGCCTGGTGGCAGTGTCGAAGTTTCACCCCGTGGAAGCCTTAGAGGAAGCCTACGCGGCGGGGCAACGGATATTCGGTGAAAACAAGGTGCAGGAGATGAGTGCCAAACAGGAAGTGTTGCCCAAAGACATCGAATGGCACTTCATCGGACACCTGCAAACAAACAAGATAAAGTATATCGCTCCCTACGTGACCCTGATTCATGGCATCGACTCGTACAAGCTGCTTAGCGAGGTGAACAAGCAGGCGGAACAGAACGAGAGGGTGATAGACTGCTTGCTGCAACTGCATGTTGCACAAGAGGAAACGAAATTCGGTTTCAGCTTTGAAGAATGCAGAAAGATGCTGACTGACGGAGATTGGAAGAAGTTGACCCACATCCGAATCTGCGGATTGATGGGAATGGCAAGTAATACGGAGAATGAAGAACAAATAAAAGGGGAATTCCGTTCATTAAAGAGCTTCTTTGATGAGATAAAGAGGACACATTACGCTAATAAAGCGGAGTTCTGCGAACTCTCCATGGGGATGTCTCACGATTATCGTATGGCTATAGCTGAAGGAAGTACCCTCGTAAGGGTGGGTAGCAAAATATTCGGAGAAAGGACTTATTAA